The Sphingomonas sp. So64.6b genome includes a region encoding these proteins:
- a CDS encoding squalene/phytoene synthase family protein codes for MVTIWGRSLMTADPERLLALSYSPVSHRAGVTALFALDDTLAAILRTTREPLVGQMRLTWWHEALSKLDKEGAPAEPVLQALAAEVIPRGVPGARLAEMIDAWEVLLDPDTPDDATLERYATRGVILFAAAGTLLGTAPGDPIAPAGRGWALADLARNVADKDVAASALRLAAGPLAAATATRWSRAGRTLGALAHLARLDLTVPVGDPIARGAPRRVWRILIHRIWGR; via the coding sequence ATGGTTACGATCTGGGGCCGCAGCCTCATGACGGCGGATCCGGAGCGCCTTCTCGCGCTATCCTATTCGCCCGTATCGCATCGTGCCGGGGTCACGGCATTGTTCGCGCTCGACGATACGCTTGCCGCGATTCTACGCACCACGCGCGAGCCGCTGGTCGGGCAGATGCGGCTGACCTGGTGGCATGAGGCACTGAGCAAGCTCGACAAGGAGGGCGCACCGGCCGAGCCCGTGCTCCAGGCGCTTGCTGCCGAGGTGATTCCGCGCGGCGTGCCGGGCGCGCGGCTTGCCGAGATGATCGATGCCTGGGAAGTCCTGCTCGACCCGGATACGCCTGACGATGCCACGTTGGAGCGTTACGCCACGCGTGGCGTGATCCTGTTCGCCGCCGCCGGCACGTTGCTCGGCACGGCGCCGGGCGATCCGATCGCGCCGGCCGGGCGCGGCTGGGCGCTGGCCGATCTGGCGCGCAATGTTGCGGACAAGGATGTCGCGGCGAGTGCGCTTCGGCTCGCCGCAGGACCGCTCGCGGCGGCAACCGCCACACGGTGGAGTCGGGCGGGGCGAACACTCGGTGCGCTTGCTCATCTCGCGCGTCTCGACCTGACCGTGCCGGTCGGCGATCCGATCGCGCGCGGCGCGCCGCGTCGGGTGTGGCGTATCCTGATTCATCGGATTTGGGGGCGTTAG
- a CDS encoding histidine kinase: MMWRYVAGSAAALLLITAGIMLSNGSARPVSPLMAAPAQAGQVADEDEALPDTIPEAGAKTREEKRFNRYDKDRDGAVTREEYLVSRRKAYAKLDLNHDGQLSFDEWATKTTTKFADADKDKSGAMNAAEFATTAPKRRAKAKPNCPPAAPRDEEG; this comes from the coding sequence ATGATGTGGCGTTATGTGGCAGGCAGCGCGGCTGCGCTGCTGTTGATCACTGCGGGGATTATGTTGTCGAACGGATCCGCTCGCCCGGTTTCACCGCTCATGGCGGCGCCGGCCCAAGCGGGCCAGGTCGCCGATGAAGACGAAGCGCTGCCCGACACCATTCCGGAAGCGGGCGCCAAAACGCGCGAGGAGAAGCGCTTCAACCGCTATGACAAGGATCGCGATGGCGCGGTGACGCGCGAGGAGTATCTCGTGTCGCGCCGCAAGGCCTATGCGAAGCTCGACCTCAATCATGACGGACAATTGTCGTTCGACGAATGGGCGACCAAGACGACGACCAAATTCGCCGATGCGGATAAGGACAAGTCGGGGGCGATGAACGCTGCCGAATTCGCCACGACCGCGCCGAAACGCCGCGCCAAGGCCAAGCCGAACTGCCCGCCGGCGGCTCCGCGCGACGAGGAGGGTTAG
- the trmFO gene encoding methylenetetrahydrofolate--tRNA-(uracil(54)-C(5))-methyltransferase (FADH(2)-oxidizing) TrmFO: MNHDIHIIGGGLAGSEAAWQLAQAGYRVKLSEMRGSGEMTPAHHTDGLAELVCSNSFRSDDATSNAVGLLHAEMRALGSLIMREGDIHKVPAGSALAVDRDGFSAGVTAAIEGHPGITVVRERVDVIPSDGPVIISTGPLTAAGLAESIGAATGAEALAFFDAIAPIVHFDSIDMDTAWFQSRWNKGEGKDYINCAMDRDQYAAFHQGLVDGEKTPFRDWEKDTPYFEGCMPIEVMAERGFDTLRFGPMKPVGLDDPRTGRWPHAVVQLRQDNASGTLWNIVGFQTKLKHAEQVRLFRTIPGLENAEFARLGGLHRNTFIRSPVLLDETLRLKARTNVRFAGQITGCEGYIESAAIGLLAGRFAAAELAGASLAPPPVETALGALLGHITGGAEADSYQPMNVNFGLFPPIEGRTKKADRKKMYTDRARAALGEWVAATGSSAA; the protein is encoded by the coding sequence ATGAATCACGACATCCATATCATTGGCGGCGGCCTCGCCGGCTCCGAAGCCGCGTGGCAGCTTGCCCAGGCGGGTTACCGCGTAAAGCTCTCCGAAATGCGCGGCTCGGGCGAGATGACGCCGGCGCACCATACCGACGGCCTCGCCGAACTGGTCTGCTCGAACAGCTTCCGCTCCGACGACGCGACCAGCAACGCGGTCGGCCTGCTCCATGCCGAAATGCGCGCGCTTGGCTCGCTGATCATGCGCGAGGGCGATATCCACAAGGTGCCGGCGGGGTCGGCGCTGGCGGTCGATCGCGACGGCTTTTCGGCCGGTGTGACGGCGGCGATCGAAGGGCATCCAGGCATCACCGTGGTGCGTGAACGTGTCGATGTCATTCCATCGGATGGCCCGGTGATTATCTCGACCGGTCCGCTTACCGCTGCCGGCCTCGCCGAGAGCATCGGTGCGGCGACTGGCGCGGAAGCGCTGGCGTTCTTCGACGCGATCGCGCCGATCGTCCATTTCGACAGTATCGACATGGACACCGCCTGGTTCCAGTCGCGCTGGAACAAGGGAGAGGGCAAGGATTACATCAACTGCGCGATGGACCGCGATCAATATGCAGCCTTCCATCAGGGCCTGGTCGACGGCGAAAAAACGCCGTTCCGGGATTGGGAAAAGGACACGCCCTATTTCGAAGGCTGTATGCCGATCGAGGTGATGGCCGAACGCGGTTTCGATACGTTGCGCTTCGGGCCGATGAAGCCGGTCGGACTTGACGATCCAAGAACCGGACGCTGGCCGCATGCCGTCGTGCAGCTGCGCCAGGACAATGCATCGGGCACGCTGTGGAACATCGTCGGTTTTCAGACCAAGCTCAAACATGCCGAGCAAGTCCGCCTGTTCCGCACCATTCCGGGCCTGGAGAATGCCGAGTTCGCGCGGCTCGGCGGGCTGCACCGCAACACCTTTATCCGCTCGCCCGTCCTGCTCGATGAAACACTGCGCTTGAAGGCACGCACCAATGTCCGCTTCGCCGGTCAGATCACCGGCTGCGAGGGTTATATCGAGAGCGCAGCGATCGGCCTGCTCGCCGGGCGCTTCGCCGCGGCGGAGCTTGCCGGCGCCTCGCTCGCCCCGCCCCCGGTCGAAACCGCGCTCGGCGCTTTGCTCGGACACATCACCGGCGGCGCGGAGGCCGACAGCTATCAGCCGATGAACGTCAATTTCGGCCTGTTCCCGCCGATCGAGGGCCGCACCAAAAAGGCCGATCGCAAGAAGATGTATACCGATCGCGCCCGTGCCGCGCTCGGCGAATGGGTCGCGGCAACCGGCAGCAGCGCGGCTTAG
- a CDS encoding MarR family transcriptional regulator — protein MQINDHPDVKAFILHWGEMGTHWGVNRSVAQIHALLYLSDRPMHAEEIVETLVLARSNVSTALKELQGYGIVRRVHVEGDRRDHFNAETDLWEMLMRIAAERKRREIDPTIALMGQLSERLKADGTAPAHVRDRITRMHEFLSTLGTWYDQVRVLPKPTLVTLMKLGGKVARFIPGKSKD, from the coding sequence ATGCAGATAAACGACCATCCCGACGTCAAGGCCTTCATCCTTCATTGGGGGGAAATGGGCACGCATTGGGGCGTGAACCGCTCGGTCGCGCAGATCCATGCCCTGCTCTATCTGTCCGACCGCCCGATGCATGCCGAGGAGATTGTCGAGACATTGGTGCTGGCACGGTCCAACGTGTCGACCGCGCTCAAGGAATTGCAGGGTTACGGCATCGTGCGCCGGGTCCATGTCGAGGGCGATCGCCGCGACCATTTCAACGCGGAAACCGATCTGTGGGAAATGCTCATGCGCATCGCCGCGGAACGCAAGCGCCGAGAGATCGACCCGACGATCGCGCTGATGGGACAACTATCGGAACGGCTAAAGGCCGATGGGACCGCCCCCGCTCATGTCCGCGACCGCATCACCCGGATGCACGAATTCCTCTCGACGCTCGGCACCTGGTACGATCAGGTCCGCGTCCTGCCCAAACCGACCCTGGTCACGCTGATGAAACTCGGCGGCAAGGTCGCGCGGTTCATTCCCGGCAAGTCGAAAGACTGA
- a CDS encoding aspartate-semialdehyde dehydrogenase — protein sequence MLNELSNPNSLRRQDDSADAPVIAPMIAPMIAPMIAPMIAIVGATGAVGVELMRCLEKRNFPAGALRLLASARSAGSTLPYGADQVLVEELRDDSFAGVDVALFSAGATISRRYAPIAVAAGAMVVDNSSAFRMQADVPLVVPEVNGATLAGHNGIVANPNCVAAIMTMALAPLHRAATIRRVFAATYQSASGAGAAAMEELRQATAAHLEDRPFEPKVLPHPYAFNLFSHNADVDGESGYNGEELKAAAETRRILDMPYLPIGITCVRVPVLRAHSIALSVEFERSVSPDEARNLLAAAPGVQVVDDRAANHFPMPSEASGIDDVLVGRIRTDLGDPSGHTLALFVSGDQLLKGAALNAVQILEHLLGR from the coding sequence ATGCTGAACGAATTATCCAATCCCAATTCTCTCCGACGCCAGGACGATTCCGCCGATGCGCCGGTGATCGCCCCGATGATCGCCCCGATGATCGCCCCGATGATCGCCCCGATGATCGCCATAGTCGGTGCGACCGGCGCGGTCGGTGTCGAGCTGATGCGATGTCTGGAGAAGAGGAATTTCCCGGCCGGCGCGCTGCGCCTGCTGGCGTCGGCGCGCTCGGCCGGAAGCACCTTGCCTTATGGCGCGGACCAGGTGCTGGTGGAGGAACTGCGCGACGATAGTTTCGCGGGCGTCGATGTCGCGTTGTTTTCGGCCGGCGCAACGATCTCGCGCCGCTATGCGCCGATCGCGGTCGCCGCCGGCGCGATGGTGGTCGACAATAGCTCGGCCTTTCGCATGCAGGCCGATGTCCCGCTAGTGGTGCCCGAAGTGAACGGCGCGACGCTGGCCGGACATAATGGCATCGTCGCCAATCCCAATTGCGTCGCTGCGATCATGACCATGGCACTAGCGCCGCTGCACCGCGCCGCAACGATCCGCCGCGTCTTTGCCGCCACTTATCAATCGGCATCGGGCGCCGGCGCGGCGGCGATGGAGGAATTGCGCCAGGCGACGGCGGCACATCTGGAGGATCGGCCGTTCGAGCCGAAGGTCCTGCCGCATCCCTATGCCTTCAACCTGTTCAGCCACAATGCCGATGTCGATGGCGAGAGCGGCTATAATGGCGAGGAATTGAAGGCGGCGGCAGAGACGCGGCGGATCCTCGACATGCCGTACCTGCCGATCGGAATCACCTGCGTCCGGGTGCCGGTGCTGCGCGCGCATTCGATCGCGCTCAGCGTCGAGTTCGAGCGGTCTGTCTCTCCGGATGAAGCACGCAACCTGCTTGCCGCCGCGCCAGGGGTGCAGGTGGTGGACGACCGCGCCGCCAATCATTTTCCGATGCCATCGGAGGCCAGCGGGATCGACGATGTGCTGGTCGGGCGGATCCGCACCGATCTCGGCGACCCGTCCGGCCATACGCTCGCTTTGTTCGTGTCGGGCGACCAGTTGCTGAAGGGCGCCGCGCTGAACGCGGTGCAGATCCTGGAACACCTGCTCGGTCGCTGA
- a CDS encoding VOC family protein, with protein MIDHIGLAVTDIARSRAFYEAALAPLGIRTIEVIDPSQTESGGTAVMMGIDEIFFVIADNEAIGEGTHVAFRAPSRDDVDAFHAAAMAAGGRDNGAPGIRERYHPDYYAAFVHDPDGINVEAVCHLAEG; from the coding sequence ATGATCGACCATATCGGCCTCGCCGTGACCGACATTGCGCGGTCGCGTGCCTTTTACGAAGCAGCGCTTGCACCGCTTGGCATCCGCACCATCGAGGTAATCGACCCGAGCCAGACCGAGAGCGGCGGGACGGCGGTGATGATGGGCATCGATGAAATCTTCTTCGTCATCGCCGACAATGAAGCGATCGGGGAGGGGACGCATGTCGCGTTCCGCGCCCCATCCCGTGATGACGTCGATGCCTTTCATGCCGCCGCCATGGCAGCCGGCGGGCGCGACAATGGGGCGCCGGGAATCCGGGAGAGATATCACCCCGATTATTATGCCGCATTCGTCCATGACCCTGACGGCATCAATGTCGAGGCGGTGTGCCATCTGGCAGAAGGCTGA
- a CDS encoding lysoplasmalogenase: MSNRLLFIAALIAGASYYFVDHVLAPGTAAIVWKGAGVGLLALWAAIQARDGAGWLITAVLALGALGDVLLETSGLTIGALAFLAGHLVAVGLYLTHRRAAGTLDWAVAALVLIATPIAAWLLPSDRGAAPGIALYATGLGAMAASAWLSRFPRGHVALGALLFVVSDLLIFARIGPLSTSPVPNLLIWPTYFGGQALIAWGVLAALDRTRRT, encoded by the coding sequence ATGTCGAACCGCCTTCTTTTCATCGCTGCGCTGATTGCCGGGGCAAGCTATTATTTCGTCGATCATGTCCTGGCGCCCGGGACTGCGGCGATCGTCTGGAAGGGGGCCGGGGTCGGCTTGCTCGCTTTATGGGCGGCGATACAGGCGCGGGATGGTGCCGGATGGCTGATCACGGCGGTGCTTGCGCTCGGCGCGCTGGGTGACGTGCTGCTCGAAACGTCGGGACTAACGATCGGTGCGTTGGCATTTCTTGCCGGGCACCTCGTTGCAGTCGGTCTGTACCTCACTCATCGCCGCGCGGCCGGCACGTTGGATTGGGCTGTCGCGGCGCTGGTGCTGATCGCAACACCTATCGCGGCGTGGTTGTTGCCGTCGGATCGCGGCGCGGCGCCGGGCATTGCCCTTTATGCCACGGGTCTGGGCGCGATGGCGGCCAGTGCCTGGCTCAGCCGCTTTCCCCGTGGCCATGTCGCGCTGGGCGCCTTGTTGTTCGTCGTCTCCGACCTGCTGATTTTTGCCCGGATCGGACCGTTGTCCACGTCGCCTGTCCCCAATCTGCTTATCTGGCCGACCTATTTCGGCGGTCAGGCGCTGATCGCCTGGGGGGTGCTCGCGGCACTCGATCGAACGAGGCGGACATGA
- a CDS encoding DUF488 domain-containing protein, with product MKIFTIGYEATTMADFLAALSGAGVERVIDVRALPLSRRPGFSKNILAASLAEAGIGYVHLKALGTPKPGRDAAKKGDVATLRAVYAEQLELPEAQVQAAQMLDLAAEKPSALLCFERDPCHCHRTLLLKAVGEGADVVDLYP from the coding sequence ATGAAGATTTTCACGATCGGTTACGAAGCTACGACGATGGCCGATTTTCTCGCGGCGCTGAGCGGGGCCGGGGTCGAGCGCGTGATCGATGTACGGGCCTTGCCCCTGTCGCGGCGCCCCGGTTTTTCGAAGAATATCCTCGCCGCATCGCTGGCCGAGGCGGGGATCGGTTATGTTCATCTGAAAGCACTGGGGACGCCCAAGCCGGGACGCGATGCCGCCAAGAAAGGCGATGTCGCGACCTTGCGTGCGGTTTATGCCGAACAGCTTGAACTCCCCGAGGCGCAAGTGCAGGCGGCGCAGATGCTCGACCTTGCGGCGGAGAAACCGTCCGCGCTGCTCTGCTTCGAACGCGATCCCTGTCATTGCCATCGCACCTTGCTGTTAAAGGCGGTTGGCGAGGGTGCCGACGTGGTCGACCTTTATCCGTGA
- a CDS encoding AAA family ATPase yields the protein MIHTLAITGYRSLRDVKLALGEVTVVTGANGSGKSSLYRALRLLSDVAQGRVVASLAGEGGLSSTLWAGPERFSREMREGTQAIEGVVRSGPVSLKLGFSGDDLGYAIRALRDPHLQAFRQ from the coding sequence GTGATCCATACGCTGGCCATTACCGGCTATCGCTCGCTGCGCGACGTCAAGCTGGCGCTGGGCGAGGTGACGGTCGTCACCGGCGCCAATGGCAGCGGCAAGTCGAGCCTGTATCGCGCGCTGCGGCTATTGTCGGACGTGGCGCAGGGCAGGGTGGTCGCTTCGCTGGCGGGCGAGGGCGGGTTGTCCTCGACGCTGTGGGCGGGACCGGAACGGTTCAGTCGCGAGATGAGGGAGGGCACGCAAGCGATCGAGGGAGTGGTGCGTTCCGGGCCGGTCAGCCTCAAACTTGGCTTTTCGGGGGACGATCTGGGCTATGCGATCCGCGCGCTTCGTGACCCGCATCTGCAGGCGTTTCGCCAATGA
- a CDS encoding prolyl oligopeptidase family serine peptidase — MPITLAACDETQGAAQTAQAQGLAAARAGFKTHLTQQTRDGTPAPQPPKGVLDLIHYKSPAGQLAGYLTPRPAGGGRHPAIIWISGGDSNSIGNFWDKADPENDQTAAAFRDAGIVTMYPSLRGGNDNPGYREGFYGEVDDILAAADYLAAQDYVDPQRIYLGGHSTGGTLVLLTAEMSKRFRGIFAFGPVAEASDYSGQFFYADLNDATEVKLRSPIHWLGSVTSPTFVFEGADQGNGDSLDALSADSSNPQLHFYKVPGRTHFSILAPVTATIARKIIGDAAGKGAVSFSQAELNMAPR, encoded by the coding sequence ATGCCGATCACTCTGGCGGCCTGTGATGAGACTCAGGGTGCCGCACAAACTGCCCAGGCACAGGGGCTGGCGGCAGCGCGTGCCGGGTTCAAAACGCACCTTACTCAGCAGACCCGCGATGGCACGCCGGCGCCGCAGCCGCCCAAGGGCGTGCTCGACCTGATCCATTACAAATCACCGGCGGGGCAGCTTGCCGGCTATCTAACGCCGCGTCCGGCCGGCGGTGGCCGTCATCCGGCGATCATCTGGATTTCCGGCGGCGACAGTAATTCGATCGGGAATTTCTGGGACAAGGCGGATCCCGAAAACGACCAGACCGCTGCGGCGTTTCGCGATGCCGGGATCGTGACGATGTATCCCTCGCTGCGCGGCGGCAACGACAATCCGGGCTATCGCGAAGGGTTTTACGGCGAGGTCGACGATATTCTGGCCGCGGCCGACTATCTTGCGGCGCAGGATTATGTCGATCCGCAGCGCATCTATCTCGGCGGGCACAGCACGGGTGGCACGCTGGTTCTGCTGACTGCGGAGATGAGCAAGCGGTTTCGCGGGATATTCGCCTTTGGCCCGGTCGCGGAGGCGAGCGATTATAGCGGTCAGTTCTTCTATGCCGACCTGAACGACGCGACTGAGGTCAAGCTGCGCTCACCGATCCACTGGCTCGGGTCGGTGACAAGCCCGACATTCGTGTTCGAGGGCGCGGATCAGGGCAATGGCGACTCGCTTGACGCGCTGAGCGCCGACTCCAGCAATCCGCAGCTGCATTTCTACAAGGTTCCGGGGCGCACCCATTTCAGCATCCTGGCGCCGGTCACAGCGACGATCGCGCGTAAGATCATCGGCGATGCTGCCGGAAAAGGGGCGGTGTCGTTCAGCCAGGCCGAGCTGAACATGGCACCGCGCTGA
- a CDS encoding DUF952 domain-containing protein produces the protein MSELPDTAYKVLTSEQMAALERDGTFAGAPVDLADGYIHLSTCEQLTETVDKHFAGQTGLHVAAVDLGSFGASLKWEESRGGQLFPHIYGPLLLETVFAYGPLERNDDGTVKLPVAG, from the coding sequence GTGAGCGAATTGCCCGACACGGCTTATAAGGTGCTGACGTCCGAACAGATGGCGGCGCTGGAACGTGACGGGACATTCGCCGGTGCGCCGGTCGACTTGGCCGACGGCTATATCCACCTCTCGACCTGCGAACAGCTGACCGAGACGGTGGACAAGCATTTCGCCGGTCAGACCGGTCTGCACGTCGCGGCGGTCGATCTCGGCTCGTTCGGCGCGTCGCTGAAATGGGAAGAGTCGCGCGGCGGGCAATTGTTCCCGCACATCTACGGTCCGTTATTGCTCGAAACGGTGTTCGCTTATGGACCACTGGAACGGAACGACGACGGGACGGTCAAGCTTCCGGTGGCGGGCTAA
- the gyrA gene encoding DNA gyrase subunit A, whose protein sequence is MTDETLLADPSDISPISIVDEMRSSYLDYAMSVIVSRALPDVRDGLKPVHRRILYASQEGGFVPGRPYRKCAKIVGDVMGNYHPHGDSSIYMALARLAQDWAMRVMLMDGQGNFGSMDPDMPASMRYTEARLTKAAMALLQDIEKDTVDFAPNYDGSREEPTVLPARFPNILVNGAGGIAVGMATNIPPHNLGEVIDACLAYIENGGITIEELMEIIPGPDFPTGATILGRSGCRSAYQEGRGSIIVRSRYEVEEGRGDRRSIVLTEIPYQVGKNGLVEKIAEAAKDKRIEGVSDIRDESNRHGVRIVIDLKRDATPEVVLNQLWRHTPAQSSFPANMLAIRGGRPETLNLRDIIEAFVKFREEVITRRSKFELAKARERAHILLGLVIAVSNLDEMVRIIRGSASPVVARAALAAREWPIAEIAPYIRLVEAVEDKQEGDVYRLSDIQVRAILDLRLHRLTALGRDEIGDELKTLAESITELLAILADRYKLYEVMKEELAAVRDQFATPRRTVIAAAADGIDDEDLIEREDMVVTVTMQGYIKRTTLDTFRAQAKGGKGRAGMATKDEDVVTELFVTSTHTPVLFFSNHGKVYRKKVWRLPEGGAATRGRPMVNLLPLAEGETISTVLPLPEDEAEWGALHVMFATAKGSVRRNSMDAFTNVPNNGKIAMRFDDESEDRLIGVALLNENDDVLLATRKGKAIRFAGDDVREFQSRTATGVRGISLKNDDEVISLSILHRVGTSQEEREEYVRFAPWKPEKEGEPTMSADRFAELKSREEFILTVCANGYGKLSSAYEYRRIGRGGQGITNIDNLARNGDVVASFPSKHGEQLMLVTDQAKMIRMPITLRHERDDDSGFRIISRGSAGVKLFDVAKDEHVVSAARIEESDEEVEVDLGDPAAEPAPNTGADTDTVIDDDAAASPEGGPEDGE, encoded by the coding sequence TTGACCGACGAGACACTCCTCGCCGACCCTTCCGATATCTCGCCGATCTCGATCGTCGACGAAATGCGTTCCAGCTATCTCGATTACGCGATGAGCGTGATCGTGTCGCGCGCGCTGCCCGATGTGCGCGACGGGCTGAAGCCGGTTCATCGCCGCATTCTCTATGCCAGCCAGGAGGGCGGCTTCGTCCCCGGCCGGCCGTATCGCAAATGCGCCAAGATCGTCGGCGACGTGATGGGCAATTACCATCCGCACGGCGACAGTTCGATCTATATGGCGCTCGCCCGCCTCGCCCAGGATTGGGCGATGCGCGTGATGCTGATGGACGGCCAGGGCAATTTCGGATCGATGGATCCGGATATGCCGGCCTCGATGCGTTACACCGAAGCGCGGCTGACCAAAGCGGCGATGGCGCTGCTTCAGGACATCGAAAAGGACACGGTCGATTTCGCGCCCAATTATGACGGGTCGCGCGAAGAGCCGACCGTCCTGCCGGCGCGTTTCCCCAACATCCTGGTCAATGGCGCGGGCGGTATCGCCGTCGGCATGGCGACCAACATCCCGCCGCACAATCTCGGCGAAGTGATCGACGCCTGCCTCGCCTATATCGAGAATGGCGGCATCACCATCGAAGAACTGATGGAGATCATCCCCGGCCCCGATTTCCCGACCGGCGCGACGATCCTAGGCCGTTCGGGCTGCCGCTCCGCCTATCAGGAAGGCCGCGGCTCGATCATCGTGCGCTCGCGCTATGAGGTCGAGGAAGGCCGTGGCGATCGCCGTTCGATCGTGCTCACCGAAATCCCCTATCAGGTCGGCAAGAACGGCCTGGTCGAGAAAATCGCCGAAGCCGCCAAGGACAAGCGCATCGAAGGCGTCAGCGACATTCGCGACGAATCGAACCGCCACGGCGTGCGTATCGTCATCGACCTGAAGCGCGACGCGACCCCGGAGGTCGTGCTCAACCAATTGTGGCGCCACACCCCGGCGCAATCGAGCTTCCCGGCCAATATGCTCGCGATCCGCGGCGGCCGGCCCGAAACGCTCAACCTGCGCGACATCATCGAAGCGTTCGTCAAATTCCGCGAAGAGGTGATCACGCGCCGGTCGAAGTTCGAACTGGCCAAGGCGCGCGAACGTGCGCACATCTTGCTCGGCCTGGTCATCGCGGTGAGCAATCTCGACGAGATGGTGCGCATCATCCGTGGCTCGGCAAGTCCGGTCGTCGCCCGCGCCGCACTCGCCGCGCGCGAATGGCCGATCGCCGAGATCGCGCCCTATATCCGCCTGGTCGAGGCGGTCGAGGACAAGCAGGAAGGCGATGTCTATCGCCTGTCCGATATTCAGGTCCGCGCGATCCTCGATCTGCGCCTGCATCGCTTGACCGCGCTTGGCCGTGACGAGATCGGCGACGAACTCAAGACACTGGCCGAATCGATCACCGAATTGCTCGCGATCCTCGCCGACCGCTACAAACTGTACGAAGTGATGAAGGAAGAACTGGCCGCCGTGCGCGATCAGTTCGCCACGCCGCGCCGTACCGTGATCGCCGCGGCGGCCGACGGCATCGACGATGAGGATCTGATCGAGCGCGAGGACATGGTCGTGACCGTGACCATGCAGGGTTATATCAAGCGCACCACGCTCGACACATTCCGCGCCCAGGCCAAGGGCGGCAAGGGGCGCGCCGGCATGGCGACCAAGGACGAGGATGTCGTCACTGAATTGTTCGTCACCTCGACGCACACCCCCGTGCTGTTCTTCTCCAACCACGGCAAGGTTTACCGCAAGAAGGTCTGGCGCCTGCCCGAGGGTGGCGCCGCGACACGCGGCCGGCCGATGGTCAACCTGCTGCCCTTGGCCGAAGGCGAGACGATCTCGACCGTGCTGCCATTGCCTGAGGACGAAGCGGAATGGGGTGCGCTCCACGTCATGTTCGCGACCGCCAAGGGCAGTGTCCGCCGCAACTCGATGGACGCGTTCACCAACGTGCCCAACAACGGCAAGATCGCGATGCGCTTCGATGACGAAAGCGAGGATCGCCTGATCGGCGTCGCGCTGCTCAACGAGAATGACGATGTCCTGCTCGCGACACGCAAGGGCAAGGCGATCCGCTTCGCCGGCGACGATGTGCGCGAGTTCCAGAGCCGCACCGCGACCGGCGTGCGCGGCATCTCGCTCAAGAACGACGACGAAGTCATCTCATTGTCGATCCTGCACCGTGTCGGCACCAGCCAGGAAGAACGCGAGGAATATGTCCGCTTCGCGCCATGGAAGCCGGAAAAGGAAGGCGAGCCGACGATGAGCGCGGATCGCTTTGCCGAGCTGAAATCGCGCGAGGAATTCATCCTGACAGTGTGCGCCAATGGTTATGGCAAGCTGTCATCGGCCTATGAATATCGCCGTATCGGTCGCGGCGGCCAGGGCATCACCAATATCGACAATCTCGCCCGCAACGGCGACGTGGTGGCAAGCTTCCCGTCGAAACATGGCGAGCAATTGATGCTGGTCACCGATCAGGCCAAGATGATCCGCATGCCGATCACGCTGCGCCATGAGCGCGACGACGATTCCGGTTTCCGCATCATCAGCCGCGGCTCGGCCGGGGTGAAGCTGTTCGATGTCGCCAAGGACGAACATGTCGTCTCCGCCGCACGGATCGAGGAAAGCGATGAGGAAGTCGAAGTCGATCTCGGCGATCCTGCTGCGGAACCCGCACCGAACACGGGCGCGGATACTGACACAGTCATCGATGACGATGCGGCAGCCAGTCCCGAGGGCGGTCCGGAGGACGGCGAGTGA